Within Aspergillus oryzae RIB40 DNA, chromosome 2, the genomic segment AAATTTGGGTTATCGCGCGAGAAATTCTGTAGGCGGTGAGCGCCGATCAGCCGCTGACTCATCCATTCAATACGAGCTCAATACAACGGTACAGGGCATGGTGGGGGTGAATGAGGGCAAAAATGGGAGCCCCCCAGTGGAGAGAGACATTGGCATTGTCAATCGTAACTGTATGGCTCGATCTGGTTTGTCAATTCCATCACAGAGTAGGAAAGAAATCACACTCTATGACTCTATAGGAACCAAACTATCGACATGGATTCGCTGCCCCGTACGGCCGTACCTGAAATGCTACCCCAcgggtactccgtactccgcTTGGCGCTACCGGTGGTTCCCGTAACCGGGGAACGACGGAATCTGGTCAGATTTGAATCTCTCACAGCACCCTAATTTGTCTTGTACTGCTGTATTCACGGGCCGATTTTCCCTTCACTACACATACACAGACTGGGATGATAACACGCGATTGTAGACAAAAAAGCTTAATCCGCATTGGCTCTGTACTCAGCAGACCTGGAAAACAATGACCGTCCAGAGCGACATAAAGAAACCCTGGAAACTGACACATTTGATGCCAAGGCTTCCCTAAGCTACGTACGCAACGCTTAGACCCGGTCAGCCCACATACCGTGGAGGTTTCCTAATCGCATGATATCAGATTACGACGTTTCGAGGTCAGAGTTGTCTTCGTTCATTAGACGTATGATACAGCAGCCTCGCTTGCTTTTGCTCTAACAGTAATCATGAGGACAATATTTATTAAATGACTCAAACCATCATATCCCTGAGGGATCCTTTGAAACGTTCATGGGTCACAGGACAATCCAGAATCAGACCATTCCCTCAGATTCGTCACCATCCACAGCTTTAGCTCCGTTCACTTCCGCGCAGTCGCACAGCCTGGCCATACTTCTGAAGTTTCGTAATTAGAGCATCGCCATGCTTGACGACGTCGGCGTACTGtttgttcttgtcatcgGGGCGGTTTGTTTCGATGATGCCATTTACTCGGTCGATAGTGCATGCGATGCGATTGCTAGCGATGAACTTGGCCAGATCCCTACAATTGTTAGTGGATATGATTGCTATGCTCTGATTCGGCCGACTAGAACTTACCGGTCCAAAAAGTCCACTGTAACTCCAAAATCGCTGGCCATGCTGTTCAATCCTACCACCCGGTAGCTCTGGAGAAGCTGCTGGTAGGCGCGGAGTCTCATCTCACGGACAAACCAAGCGCGGTGTTCATACAAGTACCGGTCCTGAGTCAGGAAATTGTCTTCAACGGCCGCCAAGGCCACGAAGAATGACCGGTAGTTGCCATTATATAGACTGCTAACCAAGTTGGCAAGAGGCGAGAAGTCAACAGGGGCTTCGGCCTCAGcctggatcccagagccagCCCCCAGGGTGGTCAAATTAACGGCGGTGGTAGCGGCACCTGGAGTGGCTCTAGATGTAGAAGcatccttcatttcttcgtCCTTTGCACCGGGGCCAGACGACACCTCCCCAGTTAAAGCCGCTACCCGATCTTCTCCGGACCCAAGGATAGCCTTGATCTCCGGTGCATCCACAACTTTAGCTTTGAAGTCGACCCGCTTCAACGACAGTGAACCTGCGAGGACGGAGTAAATGACCAATGCAGAATAGCTGCAGAGTTCGTAGCTCGTGAAAGTAGACAGACTGTCAAGAAGTAAGGGAGCAGCGACGCTGTAGGATCGAATCGTGAGCAAGTGTAAGCCCTTATACGCCTTGAGACGATTCCTCCGATCCCAGTCACCACCGCTCTCGATAAGCGTGTTTGCCCGTTCAATGTTTTTTCTCACAGACAGGGTGTCACCAAAGAAGAGTCCAATACGGATCATGGCCAGCACCAAGTCAATCTTGGTTCCGAGGAATGTCGTCTTTTCGAGGAGTGCTTCATGAGATTCGATGGCTTTATCCTATCCGACATGACTGGTGTCAGCAAGTACAAGTATTAGTATCCAATATAGCATTGCCACTGACCTTATCTCCTACGCGCGCCCAGAACTCAGCACGCTTCCCACGGGCCGCAAGCACCTCAGTGTCTCCGGCTGCTTCTTCcgcctcatcttcctccttttggAAAGcatccaactccttcttATTATCCTCGACTAGCGACTGGTATAAGGATTCATCCCATGGAAAGTCGATCTTTTGAGGTGACTTTCGAGATGCCAGCATATTCGAGGTGATCAGGGACTTAGTTGAGCTAGCTTGGTGCTGGGGAACGCCTTCACCGGAATGGTTCAGGATGCCTTCCACGGGGTGGGCAAGATGCCTATAGAAAGGCGCCATTTTATTCTCAGAGATAGCATCCTGGACCTTCTTCAACGACGTTTGCCGCACCGTCTGCGGGCACGATGGGttggagaggttgaagaCATGTTGGGCGAGGGTAAGATCGGGGAACTTGATATACTGCGGGTCGGACCCCATGCTGGCAACGGGAGATGAGAGCTCGACGGTAGAGAACGGTTATATAAGGGTGataggaaagaaaggctAGGTAGTGGAGAGTTGGTAGATGCACTTCCAGACTGCTTATGAATGAGATACCGGAAGAGGCAGATACATCACATAGCCAACCTACGTAGCTGACCTGAGCTCAGCTGGCGGAATGTTTTTCCAGTCCCGAAGccgtcaccaccatcaccgtTATCACGTGAGCTTGACCATGCTCTTGGGCATTACAATTTTACTACGAGTAATAGATTCCTATCAGCTGCACCGAGACAGGAAGACGCTACTCGCGAGAATATAGGCTAATAGTAGGCATTTGATGTTAATTATTTATGACGAGGAACAGGAAGAGTAAAGAATATGTAACCGTTGAAGCTGTTGCCATTCTTTCCTAAATAATAGTGCACGTCAACTCAACTTTTGACTTGTAAAACCTGAGCTTCCATCAGATGAATTTTCATGGGAAACATCAAGTGCCGTCCTATTATTCCTttatggaggaggaaattaTCAACTACTCTAGCGTTTTGCTAGTCGCTATATCCGAGCCGTGGACGGAGACAATGACCTCGCTTgttcccttttccttgttatTTTTTACTCAGATCATTATTGAATGGTCCCATATccatatttctttgttttctagACCTAACAAATTGGAGGTGAGACATTATAGTACAAGAGTGTACTCAGCTGATCAATTGATATCTGACACGCATGCATGGGTCTTCCCTTTTGTCGACTTTGATGCAGCAAACAAGGCGAAATCTTAAGAAACTGTGGTAAATCCAGGCACGTGCCGTGGGGCCATAAGAGCGTAggtgggaaagaaaagcacTTTCTTCGTAGGGCTTGGTTCGCCTTTCGATAGGATTCGACTCGAGAAGTGGATCCGttcaaaaagatcaactAAAAAGAATATATCCAATAGTAAATCAGCTCGAACTCTTAGGAAAGCTTAGTGCATTTCTTGACACAGGATTCCAACAAGTTCCTCGAGAGATAAGAGCTCCACCCTTTGTACGCCCGTCCAGTGAGCTGATGGTATTGATTAATTAAAGTATGTTAttcctactccgtactgtagTAGAGGGGCTGCCGGTTGGTAAATTGGTAGTGATGTAGGCTACTAATGAGGCACGAGCCGAGGGCTCTAGAGTGGGAATCTCATGGTAAACTAGTTATAGTTGCATTTACTAAAGGGAATGACCTGAGCGCTCACGGTTCGCAGGATTTCTATCAGGTGCTCTGATCTTTCTTTCAAaattttctctctcttctaatCTTTGGGTgtttttcttccacttctcaACTCTCTATCACTTCTCCGATATTCGTGTCACTCACAGTGATTGCTGACAATTCTTGTGGTGTAACCTATCcttatatatttcttgaataatcttatatatatttcttgattCTTAGCACCGGCTTTTCGCAACGCCGAAGCAATAGAACATCAGGTCGCTGTAGCGTTTTCATGGATCCACAAAAACACTCCGAAGAGCCGcctgagaaggctgttgctTCCCCTGATGCTGTTCCTATCGATGTTGCCCCGTCAGAAAATATGCAAAAGGGCCGCTGGGAACGTAGTTGGCCTACTATCGCTTGCGGCGCAGGTCTCTTCTCAGACGGTTATCTGAATGGCGTATGTTTGATGCCCATCGGAATATTGTCGTGTATGATTGAGAAGCGTCATTCTGATCTAACAATTCAACTAGGTGATCGGATCTGTCAATACAATTCTCGGTAAAATCTACCCGGACTCATACAGCAACTCCCCCGCCAGCCAGAATGTTTCGTCCATCACATTTGCCGGCACTGTACTCGGTCAGCTTGTCTTTGGATATGTCAGCGATCATTGGTCGCGAAAATGGTCCCTGATGATCTCAACGATAATTTTGATCATATTTAGCGCCTTGTGTGCTGGTGCGTACGGCTTGAATGGCAGCCAATACGGCTTGTTCGCTGCCTTGACGGCTTATCGTTTCTTCCTGGGAATTGGAATTGGTGGAGAATATCCCGCCGGATCTGTCGCAGCTGCGGAAAACACAGGCGAACTGAAGAAAGGACATCGGAATCGGTGGTTCATTATGTTCACCAATTTCCAAATCGACTTTGCATATGTTGTCTCCGCCTTGGTTCCTATGATCTTGGTCTTGATATGTACCGAGAACCATCTGCGCCTTGTCTGGCGTATAGCCCTGGGGTTGGGCGTAATCCCACCCCTTAGTTTGTTTTATCTGCGATTGAAACTGGAAGAACCAGAGGAGTTCAACAGGGAACGTATGCATAAGTTCCCTGTCTGGCTGATCATCCGGTAAGCTATCACTATTATCTATGCTCAGTGCATGTACTAAATCGTCCGCCATAGGTTTTACTGGAAGCGTTTGGTATGCCCCCAGTGTTGCCACTTCCGCGTAAGTGTCATAAACTAACTATGAATAGACGGTGGTGTCCCTCATATGGTTTATCTACGA encodes:
- a CDS encoding proteasome regulatory particle lid subunit RPN7 (26S proteasome regulatory complex, subunit RPN7/PSMD6) yields the protein MGSDPQYIKFPDLTLAQHVFNLSNPSCPQTVRQTSLKKVQDAISENKMAPFYRHLAHPVEGILNHSGEGVPQHQASSTKSLITSNMLASRKSPQKIDFPWDESLYQSLVEDNKKELDAFQKEEDEAEEAAGDTEVLAARGKRAEFWARVGDKDKAIESHEALLEKTTFLGTKIDLVLAMIRIGLFFGDTLSVRKNIERANTLIESGGDWDRRNRLKAYKGLHLLTIRSYSVAAPLLLDSLSTFTSYELCSYSALVIYSVLAGSLSLKRVDFKAKVVDAPEIKAILGSGEDRVAALTGEVSSGPGAKDEEMKDASTSRATPGAATTAVNLTTLGAGSGIQAEAEAPVDFSPLANLVSSLYNGNYRSFFVALAAVEDNFLTQDRYLYEHRAWFVREMRLRAYQQLLQSYRVVGLNSMASDFGVTVDFLDRDLAKFIASNRIACTIDRVNGIIETNRPDDKNKQYADVVKHGDALITKLQKYGQAVRLRGSERS
- a CDS encoding putative MFS phospholipid transporter (Git1) (inorganic phosphate transporter), with the protein product MDPQKHSEEPPEKAVASPDAVPIDVAPSENMQKGRWERSWPTIACGAGLFSDGYLNGVIGSVNTILGKIYPDSYSNSPASQNVSSITFAGTVLGQLVFGYVSDHWSRKWSLMISTIILIIFSALCAGAYGLNGSQYGLFAALTAYRFFLGIGIGGEYPAGSVAAAENTGELKKGHRNRWFIMFTNFQIDFAYVVSALVPMILVLICTENHLRLVWRIALGLGVIPPLSLFYLRLKLEEPEEFNRERMHKFPVWLIIRFYWKRLVCPQCCHFRTVVSLIWFIYDFSAYSFNIYSSKWVGIILGDSAPLWKTFGWTTVTNAFYIPGSFLGALVSDWIGPRNTLAIGVGLQGVIGFVMSGCYEYLSIPKNVAGFVVVFGIFSALGEFGPGDNIGLCAAKSSATAIRGQYYAIAAAAGKIGAFVGTYVIPIIQKNAPNEVRSGQDPFFVSSSLCLLSAAMAYFLLPHIGQDTITEEDEKFRAFLEANGYDTSTMGNREAR